Sequence from the Paralichthys olivaceus isolate ysfri-2021 chromosome 1, ASM2471397v2, whole genome shotgun sequence genome:
CTCCTGTCAGTGGAgattatagactgtatataaagacaaacaaattcTGTTTATATAGAAATAAAGCAGCATCCTTGAGGAGTCGTTAAAGAAAACAGTGACTGTCTCACTGAATGTTCTCTGAGGACAGATTGAGAGCTCAGACGTTTACGTTGGAATGTTTGGTGGAAACGTGACGTCCCTGTTCACAGATGAGGTGACATCACAGAGGAGGGGACGTCACAGAGGAGGGGACGTCACAGAGGAGGGGACGTCACAGAGGAGGGGACGTCACAGAGGAGGTGACGTCACAGAGGAGGGGACGTCACAGAGGAGGTGACGTCACAGAGGAGGGGACGTCACAGAGGAGGGGACGTCACAGAGGAGGGGACGTCACAGAGCTTCTCCAGGCTCCTGCTTGGTGAACATGGTTTGAAGAGAAGCACAGTGTAGAAGTTTCCCTGAGGTTTGATGTGTTTGTCCAAATCAAACAACTTGTTTTATGGATGATGGAAATTTAAAACGTCAGACCAACCCCTTCACTGTAACTCCACCCATCAGCAAACACGACGTACAGTCACACACGTCAACCCTGGAGGTGGAGCGGTGACCGGAGGACAGACAGAATGTCTCGGCCGTTCGTGGACGTGTTGTGACAGAATTTATCTCCTGAGCGAGAAGGAAACCCTGATCGATCAGACTCTGGAAGAGAAACTATCAAGTGCCACATTTTCATTCACTTTGAGGAAGACCTTGTTAAACATCTACAGTCTTCTATTTATATCTATGCACACATTCACCCGGTCTGTGTTCTCTCAACTGTAGAAATACTAGATTTAAAAACTGTCTTCAGCCACTGAACCATGATGATGTTTGTTCTGTTCAACGTGAACCTGAGAGGAGAGCAGATCTCTAAAATATATAATCAACGTTTAAAACCTAAACCACAAAAACCTTCTATGTAAcgagccttgagataatgcataTAATGGTTTgacgctatacaaataaattgaattgaatgaatcCTGTTTCTCTTTTACACCTCAGCAGTACAGGCCTGGTTTTTTAAAGTCCGTCCACATCCACGTACGATCAGCTCCTTCGTGAGTGGTGGTGGCGACGAGTTTGGAGAAGGCGCAGCGACTGTACgacacaggaaacacatggAAGTAACCCCAGTCTGGGGGGTCGGTGGGGGGGATGCCCAGGTGCTGCATACACAGCCCCAGATAAACGTCTTCAATGTACAGAGCTCGCACGTGTTTGGCTGCTTCCACCAACTTCTTCGGGAGATCTGAGGACAAAACGTAGCCCAGACCCAAAGCGTATCGTGGGTACTGTGAGTCGGGGTAGAGATCCTCAGGGACGTACCATTTAGAGTTGGTATCCCTCAGAACGGCACCTCCTCTCGCCACCAGTCCAGTCATGTAGTTTGTCTTCGGAGCGCTCAACAACATATTTATGAGATTGGGCACATTTAAGAACATGTCCGAGTCGATCTTCATGGCGTAAGAGGCGTTGGAGCAGTAGGAGTCCAGCCACTCCAGCATCACCATGGTCTTGATGGTCAGGTTCTTGTAGCAGTCCACGAAGTCGCTCTGGATCAGGTCCCGGTGCTCTGTgctctcctgcagcagctgctcttgGAGCTGCTCCGCTCCCTCTCCAGTCTTCTGCCCCAGCAGGAAGAACAGCTTCACCACTTTACCCAGGACGCTGCTGTCACCTCCCCACGTGTTGCGGATGATGTCGCGGTGGGCCCGGTTGTCGGGCGCCACGGGAACCATCAGAACCAGGAAAGGCTGCTGCTCCGAACACTTCTGAGGCTCATTGATATTGAAGTGGTACTGATGAGGATATTCCACTAGATATGGTCCAGGAGACACGTAAGGAACCAGTGGAGGAACAGAGTTGTTCTGTGTCGCCTGATCGGTCACTGATGAGCTGCTCTCAGGTCCAGGAGAACTAGTGAAGCTGCTGAAATCTGTCGTGTTGGGAGAGTTCTTGCTCTGACCCAGACTTTTAAAAGGGTTCCAGTCAGTTGTCATCTCCGTTAAGTTTGTGTtgtaaaagaacagaaaaatgGCAGCAAACACCAGAatgaagcagaagcagagacGGCGTGAGCAGCCACACTTCCTCCTGCTGTCCGCCGGCCGCCCAGCATCCAACAGTCCCtcactgagaggagagagagacgtgaggaggaagaggatcgGTTACGtcatttaatttgctttaaaaacTGTGAATACAGAATCTGATGAAACAGGTTCCAGCTCTGAATCTTTTCAACTCTTCGACATTgtcctgcttcctcctctcagcTTCATCAAAGATACATGCATCAGGTATACAGgaaatcaacacacacacacacacacacacacgtaccttTCTTCCATCGTACAGCCACTTCCCAGCTTGTTGTCACTTCCCTGTCTTCATCCTTCACGTGTGAAGCAGGAAAACGTTGAGGTCGTTACTCCGCTGAAAGATTCATGACAGGGTCGAGTTTCAACGAGGTGTGACTCTGACCTGTGTCAGAAAGCAGCAGAGGACATGTTCTTCCAAAGgttcctgagtgtgtgtgtgagacacgctgAGGTGCTGCTGGATGCCCCGCCCCCCTCAGTAACCATGGCAATGTGCCTTTCTTTACCTGCAGGGAAGCCACACCTTTGTTTGCCCCACCCTCTTTGTTTGTAAGCGTTGAGGTGGGTCACAGCTCTGACCTTTGCAATTTGCATgacacctcagtgtgtgtgtgtgtgtgtgtgtgggtgggtgtgtgtgtgtgtgtgtgtgtgtgtgtgtgtgtgtgtgtgtgtgtgtgtgtgtgtgtgtgtgtgtgtgtgtgtgtgtgtgtgtgtgtgtgtgtgtgtggttgtgtgtgtgtgtgtgtgtgtgtgtgtgtgtgtgtgtgtgtggattagtGGCTCCAGGTCTCGTGAGGGTTTGTTAACACATTAACTCACTGAATGTCGAAGAATCAGATCGTTGTGAGATTTGAACCATTTTTGACACTTTGAATTTCTGAAGAAATAATTAGTGGATcttgatgtaaataaataaatcatatctGGAGAACTGATCTCTGAGTGTGTAGCTTGGTGCaggttggtgggggggggggggctgtttggTCGTATACAGGTGCAGCAGTGGAACAGAAGGAGTTTGAGAGACAGTAGAACAGAGAAGTGTGTAAACGCTGCTGGTCACTGCGTCCACATCACTAGGCCGAGAGCGAGGGGGGGGGCAGGTTTATCAAAGCAGAACTCAGCATCAAACATTAACATGTTGATACTGACCCTGGTTCTACTGCTTCGTGTGAAGGTCTAAGGACAAAGAAACAGCAGACAGATGATTAGATAACTAAGTACAGTGGAAGTAGACGATgataatacaacaataaaaacataaagacaCAGAAACCTGTGTTCCATATAAAAACTcattcagttgtgtgtttgtcagctgatCTGTTTGACCAAGGCGAGGTCGTCCCACCTCaactcagcagctgcaggtgaacTAGTCACAAACACATCGTCTTTTAACGGAGGAGGACCCAAAGGATTATGGGATTATTTGACCTCCTCTGTTTTTATCCAATAAACAGGTGAAAAAGGAGCGATTGGAAGttataaaaatgatgatgataaacagGTTTGTAACGTTTTCCTGAATAACAAAAGGTTGGAATAAAACCTCCTGGGTCATATTTCTCAGCTGCGCAGGGCTGGAAACCGTTGATAATGACTCATTTCTTACGCCGCAGTGTGAGTTCAGTCTCTGTTCACCTGCGGGTCTGTTCAGGATAcgagacaaagagagagcagagaaataaGAGAAATAAGGGAAATAAGAGCTGAGGTTCAAACACAGCTCCGACCCTGCGGCCTCCCTGCAGCGCCACCCCCACCTCAGGTACAAACTCTAACTTCTGCACAAAGGTGAGAGCTCCGAGAGAAACCGGTTAATAGTTGAACTCGGCAGCACAGTTTtcatccacagacacacacactggtcacGGTTCGGCCTGGAATAATGACTGTTATGGAATTTCcaaagacactgtctcttgtcctctctggggcagagtgcaacaggctgctgtgtttgggaagtgcgagagcttggtggaggtcaaagccttcactccctagacatcacagatatgagactgtgTCATCAGGTAACACTGTCTCCAGAACCAGAAACtacatttgactgtttaggAACGAGCAGACCcacagattaaatgatctgttggggtttaaagtgtgacggcaggaaagcagacttcagaatatgagagagcgtCATGCTCAGATGTTTACGATGAATTCTGATTCTCTCCTCgtcaagcttcaataaatatttcagcatcagACGTGAAAGGACTCCTGAACGCTTCcttcattgatgagttgaccatcGATCAGCAGATTTTCAGCAACAATGACTAAACCTGTGATGACGAGACTGACGGATGTGAAGCTGGAGACAAAGTGATGACACGAGAAAGAAACTTTGATATGAACTCgttatttaaaatctttgttttctctcgtctgttaaataaaaaaacacatttgacttGTGTTCAGatcataaactgtaaataaagatggaggacatgatgGCTCCTGAACTTCAAAAAATCAAAGTGCATGTCAAAGATGGTTCTAAGATAAGGTCTTTTTAAGATAAGGTCGTTTTTAAggtggttcttatcacactgatgtttaaagtgttcatgttttgaataagtttggttttattcatttataaaaacatgcttcttcttcctcttcctcctcgaggaagaggaagtggagatgcgtcatccatctttatttagggTGTGTGGCTCCGATTCAGGAACAAAGTCCTGTGAtcagaatgaaaataatgagTTGGACTGAATCAATCAAGGAattcataataacaataataataaggaaCAGTTGCTGGTTTTTCTTGAAGATAATTGTGTTTATTCAAACTTAATTCATAATTATAGAGTTCATACTCTTAACAAGTGAAtgttcatgaaataaaaaaccgGTCCTGCGTCTGATTGACCATTTTATAATGTGCAGTTTGATTTCCACATAActttagtttattattatattacctGCACAACACAACCAGTTGATCCGTTGGTGTCTCACATGTTATCACACGTTACTGACGTCACTTTTCACCTTGAGCTTTATCTGTGGACCCGGTTTGGTGATAGAGGTTTGAATCTCAGAGCAGGTCATTTAACTGTTTGTGTTCAGGGTTTTCTTCAGGTTTTTAAAACCAAGTTTCCTGCCAGTGTCACCGGGACACTCCTGAATCTGGAGATCTCAGTTCAATGTTAGAATTCAAATAAACAATCTCATAGTGCAAACAGATTGGTCCCGAACCAGTTCTGTGAGTCTGCAGCTCTGGTGTTGACAGAGTGGGTGGACACTGTGTAAACACTGTTCTCTGCAGGTGAAACAATAACAGATAAAGTGACACGTCTCTGATTCCAGCTCAGACCAGTT
This genomic interval carries:
- the LOC109647927 gene encoding beta-1,3-galactosyltransferase 1-like gives rise to the protein MEESEGLLDAGRPADSRRKCGCSRRLCFCFILVFAAIFLFFYNTNLTEMTTDWNPFKSLGQSKNSPNTTDFSSFTSSPGPESSSSVTDQATQNNSVPPLVPYVSPGPYLVEYPHQYHFNINEPQKCSEQQPFLVLMVPVAPDNRAHRDIIRNTWGGDSSVLGKVVKLFFLLGQKTGEGAEQLQEQLLQESTEHRDLIQSDFVDCYKNLTIKTMVMLEWLDSYCSNASYAMKIDSDMFLNVPNLINMLLSAPKTNYMTGLVARGGAVLRDTNSKWYVPEDLYPDSQYPRYALGLGYVLSSDLPKKLVEAAKHVRALYIEDVYLGLCMQHLGIPPTDPPDWGYFHVFPVSYSRCAFSKLVATTTHEGADRTWMWTDFKKPGLYC